The proteins below are encoded in one region of Helicoverpa zea isolate HzStark_Cry1AcR chromosome 21, ilHelZeax1.1, whole genome shotgun sequence:
- the LOC124641059 gene encoding uncharacterized protein LOC124641059, with translation MSTVPPLEWSNEKLIQFLELYESERIIWDPRDKNHKLKHKVHDAWNRISTQMNNTPIEELKWKKKSLMATFRQLLKKKKASIRSGAGADDVFQPIWFPFETMERFLGPLYDVDETINTEQKNFYTEDEAQSPDVEPPLQSPSHQQINSPSWPVPSLSQSVPSSSQADRSSTPVHNRPNKAKKKPSLDIDEAQNKISQTLDTLNQVLRDKRTHTNENNEDECDLYAKLLAKKLRKYPESIRGTIMYEIDGLLLQNPYPTINHQVDRPSSVLSNHSTSSQSQYSDYQVTSNPPIQQSQRVYIMQPTVQSDSSVEISIPEMNVPASPSHEIPRTSSTQYIMLEPRVQPRFERSVIPQNQMNVIERAYWNATQN, from the exons GAGTGgagtaatgaaaaattaatACAGTTTTTGGAATTGTACGAAAGTGAGAGAATAATATGGGATCCACGTGATAAAAATCATAAATTGAAGCATAAAGTACACGATGCATGGAATCGCATCAGTACTCAAATGAACAATACTCCAATAGAAGAGCTAAAATGGAAGAAGAAATCGCTTATGGCTACATTTCGACAACtcttaaagaaaaagaaagcgTCCATACGTTCCGGAGCAGGTGCTGATGATGTGTTCCAGCCAATATGGTTTCCTTTTGAAACTATGGAAAGATTTTTAGGCCCACTGTATGACGTGGATGAAACAATTAACACGGAACAAAAG aaTTTTTATACTGAGGATGAGGCACAATCTCCAGATGTCGAACCGCCACTTCAATCACCATCACACCAGCAAATCAATTCGCCGTCATGGCCAGTTCCTTCGCTGTCACAGTCAGTTCCTTCGTCATCACAGGCAGACCGATCATCAACACCAGTACATAACAGGCCaaacaaagccaaaaaaaaaccaagCCTTGACATAGATGAggctcaaaataaaatatctcagACTTTAGACACTTTGAACCAAGTGCTAAGAGATAAAAGAACTCATACAAATGAAAACAATGAAGACGAGTGTGATCTTTATGCGAAACTCTTAGctaaaaaattacgaaaatatcCCGAGTCAATACGGGGAACAATTATGTACGAAATAGATGGGTTACTTTTGCAAAATCCTTATCCCACCATCAACCATCAAGTTGATCGACCGTCAAGTGTCTTATCAAATCATTCAACGTCATCGCAATCACAGTATTCAGATTACCAAGTCACATCAAACCCACCGATTCAACAATCTCAACGTGTTTATATCATGCAACCAACGGTACAGTCTGACTCATCAGTAGAGATCAGTATCCCAGAAATGAATGTACCAGCTTCTCCAAGCCATGAGATACCACGAACTTCATCAACACAATATATTATGTTGGAACCAAGAGTACAGCCCAGATTCGAAAGAAGTGTTATACCTCAAAACCAAATGAATGTGATTGAAAGAGCCTACTGGAACGCTACCCAGAATtga
- the LOC124640907 gene encoding protein ALP1-like codes for MKSVVFCVVMENQVKLLLEEEEDDDLLLYYYYKYKTERRLPIKDLYLTRGQEGSFSLLVKKHDDNIFRKYFRLNKTQFDYVLNLLKKSMQEKGRISVKEKLALTLRFLATGETYASLSFEFRISPSYISQIVKEVLKHLKTVLVPIFMPVPKESDFRLVSEGFWDKWQFPNCTGAIDGKHVRIRAPENSGSLYFNYKEYYSIVLLAIVDHNYKFIAVDVGSYGKEGDSGIFQKSTMGKQIMRNEFNFPEPKNLPNSNIILPHFLVGDEAFSLDTFMMKPYARRVAKNDLSKEIFNYRLCRARRVSENAFGLLSQVFRVFYTPIGIAPETCTDMILVVCCMHNLLRDGFLVSAQMPVHQWNREEENLPSNFVSLRGTGGFSNSNGLDIRVKLTNYFTSQQGAVDWQLQHVTRLV; via the exons ATGAAGTCAGTGGTGTTTTGTGTCGTGATGGAAAACCAAGTGAAGCTGCTAttggaggaagaagaagacgaTGATTTgctcttatattattattacaaatacaaaacTGAAAGACGATTACCTATTAAGGATTTATATTTAACTAGAGGTCAAGAAGGATCATTTTCGCTATTAGTAAAGAAGCATGATGACAATATATTCAGGAAGTATTTTCGGCTGAATAAAACACAGTTTGATTACGTATTAAATTTACTGAAAAAATCAATGCAAGAAAAGGGAAGAATATCAGTGAAAGAAAAATTAGCACTAACTTTAAG attctTGGCGACTGGAGAAACATATGCTTCGCTATCATTCGAATTTCGTATATCACCTTCTTATATTTCACAAATAGTCAAAGAGGTGTTAAAACATTTAAAGACTGTTTTGGTGCCAATTTTTATGCCTGTTCCAAAAGAAAGTGATTTTAGGCTTGTATCTGAAGGATTTTGGGATAAATGGCAATTCCCCAATTGCACAGGTGCTATTGATGGGAAGCACGTAAGAATAAGAGCCCCTGAAAATAGTGGGTcgttgtattttaattataaggaGTATTACTCAATTGTTCTTTTGGCTATTGTAGACCATAATTACAAGTTCATTGCAGTAGACGTCGGCTCTTATGGCAAAGAAGGAGATAGTGGAATATTCCAAAAATCTACAATGGGAAAACAAATCATGagaaatgaatttaattttccaGAACCAAAAAATCTACCAAATTCGAACATAATATTACCACATTTTTTAGTTGGAGATGAAGCATTTAGTCTTGATACTTTTATGATGAAACCTTACGCTAGAAGAGTTGCAAAAAACGATTTAAGCAAAGAAATATTCAACTACCGACTTTGTCGTGCGAGACGAGTATCGGAAAACGCGTTCGGTTTGCTGTCTCAGGTGTTTAGAGTATTTTACACTCCTATTGGAATAGCGCCAGAAACATGCACCGACATGATTTTGGTTGTCTGTTGCATGCATAACCTATTAAGAGATGGATTTTTGGTATCTGCTCAAATGCCCGTACACCAATGGAACCGAGAAGAAGAAAATTTGCCTTCAAATTTTGTTTCATTACGTGGAACAGGAGGGTTTTCGAACAGCAACGGACTCGATATTAGAGTAAAATTAACCAATTACTTCACGTCACAGCAAGGAGCAGTAGACTGGCAATTACAACATGTCACACGGCTTGTTTGA